A single genomic interval of Nitrosopumilaceae archaeon harbors:
- a CDS encoding MarR family transcriptional regulator, producing MKKIDFENSLGLAIKNASKSLERTLDVELRGQYGLSGGQWKVILVLSIQNGISQKDLAERIFVDSTTLVPIIDGMEKKGLVERRTDPKDRRNNNIFLTTKSESLVDPIIEIILHMRKIFFKNISENDLEFTRNILKKITINADSYITKNEGITQSLK from the coding sequence ATGAAAAAGATAGACTTTGAAAACAGCTTAGGTCTGGCCATAAAAAATGCCTCAAAATCTCTTGAGAGGACATTAGATGTTGAATTACGTGGACAATATGGACTTTCTGGTGGTCAATGGAAGGTCATACTAGTACTATCTATTCAAAATGGAATTTCACAAAAAGATCTTGCAGAAAGAATTTTTGTTGATAGTACTACACTTGTTCCAATAATTGATGGGATGGAAAAAAAGGGATTAGTTGAACGTAGAACTGATCCAAAAGATAGAAGAAATAACAATATCTTTCTAACAACAAAATCTGAATCACTTGTTGATCCTATAATAGAAATCATTCTTCACATGCGAAAGATTTTTTTTAAAAATATTTCAGAAAATGATTTAGAATTTACTAGAAATATACTAAAGAAAATAACTATAAATGCTGATTCTTATATTACTAAAAATGAAGGTATAACACAATCGCTAAAATAA